In Pseudothermotoga hypogea DSM 11164 = NBRC 106472, the following are encoded in one genomic region:
- a CDS encoding 1-(5-phosphoribosyl)-5-[(5-phosphoribosylamino)methylideneamino]imidazole-4-carboxamide isomerase has protein sequence MRVIPAIDLYDGRVVRFERGDKKKIHLYDYDPVELLKLFAEEGFQLVHVVDLSCAIDGSMANEVVLKKISRRNLARFVQIGGGIRSLERAIQLVQMGFRRQILSSALIEDPTLICKLMQQGIDVVFSLDTANERVRTKGWNETSELNVVELLKTLKELGLKEVIHTDVEADGTLKGRKLDFTKHLAQKTNLTFIVAGGISGVEDLEDVRRLNLEVPFVDGVIVGRAFYEGKITLKEMKSYAC, from the coding sequence ATGCGCGTCATCCCAGCGATAGATCTTTACGATGGTCGCGTCGTGAGATTCGAACGAGGCGACAAAAAGAAGATTCATCTTTACGATTACGATCCTGTAGAATTGTTGAAACTCTTCGCAGAAGAAGGTTTTCAACTCGTGCACGTTGTGGATCTGTCGTGCGCGATCGATGGATCAATGGCAAACGAGGTCGTGTTGAAGAAGATCTCACGGAGAAATCTCGCAAGATTCGTTCAAATCGGTGGCGGCATCAGGAGCCTGGAGCGAGCGATTCAGCTGGTACAGATGGGGTTCAGAAGGCAGATACTGAGTTCCGCGTTGATCGAAGATCCGACGTTGATCTGCAAGTTGATGCAGCAGGGCATCGACGTGGTGTTCTCGCTCGACACCGCTAATGAACGGGTACGAACGAAGGGATGGAACGAGACAAGCGAGCTGAACGTCGTGGAGCTTTTGAAAACACTGAAAGAGCTCGGCTTGAAAGAGGTGATTCACACCGATGTCGAAGCCGATGGAACACTCAAGGGAAGAAAACTCGATTTCACCAAACACTTGGCACAGAAAACGAATTTGACCTTCATCGTCGCAGGTGGGATAAGTGGCGTTGAAGACCTCGAGGATGTCAGAAGGTTAAACCTCGAAGTTCCATTCGTCGATGGCGTCATCGTGGGCAGGGCCTTCTACGAGGGAAAGATAACACTGAAGGAGATGAAGAGTTATGCTTGCTAA
- the hisF gene encoding imidazole glycerol phosphate synthase subunit HisF, with the protein MLAKRIIACLDVKDGVVVKGRQFENLVYGGDPVELAQKYCDSCIDELVFLDITASLESRRTMIHVVKKVAEKTNIPFTVGGGIRDIETASELIYAGADKVSINTAAVENPKLIEKIASKFGSQAVVVAVDAKRTQLGFEVFILSGKKATGIKLEDWLRNVQELGAGEILLTSIDKDGTKEGFDLELISLARKVLKIPLIASGGAGTKQHFLEAFKAGADAALGASVFHFGLIDVQDLKRYLSQNKINVRLDCWEVE; encoded by the coding sequence ATGCTTGCTAAGCGCATCATCGCGTGCTTGGATGTGAAGGATGGTGTGGTCGTGAAGGGAAGACAGTTCGAGAACCTCGTTTACGGTGGAGATCCTGTGGAATTGGCACAGAAGTACTGCGACTCTTGCATTGATGAGTTGGTCTTTCTCGATATTACCGCTTCCTTGGAATCGAGAAGGACGATGATTCACGTGGTGAAGAAGGTCGCGGAGAAAACGAACATTCCCTTCACCGTGGGTGGGGGTATTCGTGACATCGAAACTGCATCGGAGTTGATCTATGCCGGTGCAGACAAGGTGAGCATCAATACCGCCGCGGTAGAGAATCCGAAGCTGATAGAAAAAATTGCATCAAAGTTCGGTTCTCAAGCTGTCGTAGTCGCAGTCGATGCTAAGAGGACTCAACTGGGCTTCGAAGTCTTCATCCTTTCTGGAAAGAAGGCGACAGGTATCAAATTGGAAGACTGGTTAAGAAATGTTCAAGAGCTCGGTGCGGGCGAAATCCTTCTAACAAGCATAGACAAAGATGGCACAAAAGAAGGCTTCGACCTTGAACTCATCTCGTTGGCCAGAAAGGTCTTGAAAATTCCACTGATCGCATCGGGCGGTGCCGGAACAAAACAACATTTTCTCGAAGCGTTCAAGGCAGGTGCGGATGCGGCGCTCGGTGCATCGGTGTTCCACTTCGGCTTGATCGATGTTCAAGATTTGAAGAGATACCTTTCTCAGAACAAAATCAACGTGAGACTGGATTGTTGGGAGGTCGAATGA
- the hisIE gene encoding bifunctional phosphoribosyl-AMP cyclohydrolase/phosphoribosyl-ATP diphosphatase HisIE codes for MLRPVVVQEAFTKEVLMLAYADEEALRLTKETGFAHFYSRSRQKIWKKGEESGNTMRVLQIVEDCDRDALLYLVEFPENKVACHTGRRSCFFNVVHGENVKDGLGFLQKLHKIVEDRKNNPTEGSYTTSLFRTGLDEILKKFGEESIEVILAAKHQTKERLINEISDLIYHLIVLMCAEDVSWNDVIGELEKRSKKCPENERS; via the coding sequence GTGCTGAGACCCGTAGTTGTCCAAGAAGCTTTCACGAAAGAAGTTCTCATGCTGGCTTACGCTGACGAAGAGGCTTTGAGATTGACGAAAGAAACTGGCTTTGCACACTTCTATTCGAGATCGAGACAAAAGATCTGGAAGAAGGGTGAAGAATCGGGGAACACGATGAGAGTTTTGCAGATCGTTGAAGATTGCGACAGAGATGCCTTGTTGTACCTTGTGGAATTTCCAGAGAACAAGGTGGCGTGTCATACAGGAAGAAGGAGTTGTTTCTTCAACGTCGTCCATGGAGAAAACGTGAAGGACGGACTTGGATTTCTTCAAAAACTCCACAAGATCGTCGAAGACAGGAAAAACAATCCCACAGAAGGTTCTTACACGACGAGCCTGTTCAGGACAGGTTTGGACGAAATCCTCAAGAAGTTTGGCGAAGAGAGCATAGAAGTCATACTGGCAGCGAAACACCAGACAAAGGAAAGACTCATCAACGAAATTTCAGATCTCATATACCATCTGATCGTGTTGATGTGCGCCGAGGATGTTTCCTGGAACGACGTGATCGGGGAACTCGAGAAAAGATCAAAAAAATGTCCGGAGAATGAGAGATCATGA
- a CDS encoding acetamidase/formamidase family protein, producing the protein MKVIPKDNVIYAFSPGMKPVAHVHAGETVQFETLDALGGQIQDEANVMNLDFSKVNPATGPIYVEGTKKGQTLVVEILDINISSDRGVIVAEEGFGVLKNVVKGFKAKILPIRDGHVIFNDLSIPIRPMIGVIGVAPEREEFPTGTAHKHGGNMDTKEISIRCKIHLPIFQDGALFALGDVHAVMGDGEVCVSACEVPATVTVKIDIEDRTIEWPIVETEENVYVLVSLPKLEDALEEATRVAVKMISEARKLSFEEAYMLASLIVDVGVSQLVDPNLTAKAKIPKRYLV; encoded by the coding sequence GTGAAAGTCATCCCAAAGGATAACGTGATTTACGCCTTCAGCCCCGGCATGAAGCCTGTTGCACATGTTCACGCCGGCGAAACGGTCCAGTTCGAAACACTCGATGCGCTCGGCGGACAGATTCAAGACGAAGCAAACGTGATGAACCTCGATTTCTCAAAGGTCAATCCCGCCACAGGCCCGATCTACGTTGAAGGTACCAAAAAAGGTCAAACGCTCGTGGTGGAGATCCTCGACATAAACATCTCATCGGACCGTGGTGTGATAGTCGCTGAGGAAGGCTTCGGTGTGCTCAAGAATGTCGTCAAGGGTTTCAAAGCGAAGATCTTGCCGATTCGTGATGGTCATGTCATCTTCAACGATCTTTCGATCCCAATCAGACCAATGATCGGGGTAATCGGTGTGGCACCCGAACGAGAAGAGTTTCCCACCGGTACTGCACACAAACACGGCGGCAACATGGACACGAAAGAAATATCCATCAGGTGTAAGATCCACCTTCCCATCTTTCAAGATGGTGCGCTTTTCGCTCTGGGCGATGTTCATGCCGTGATGGGTGACGGTGAAGTGTGCGTTTCTGCATGCGAGGTTCCAGCGACCGTGACAGTGAAGATAGACATTGAGGACAGAACGATCGAATGGCCCATCGTGGAGACTGAGGAAAATGTATACGTACTCGTTTCTCTGCCAAAATTGGAGGACGCGCTCGAAGAAGCCACGCGCGTCGCAGTGAAGATGATCAGTGAAGCAAGAAAACTCTCTTTCGAAGAAGCTTACATGCTCGCAAGCTTGATCGTCGACGTGGGCGTGAGCCAGCTCGTCGATCCGAATTTAACAGCGAAGGCGAAGATTCCAAAGCGTTATCTTGTGTGA
- a CDS encoding replication-associated recombination protein A yields the protein MFTQGSEPLAERMRPKDLDELVGQDHVLGESGVLRRALESGSIFSCILYGPPGCGKSSIAELIRKYVDAEFHSLSGSLHGAAEIKQVLSRAQELKKYGKRTILFIDEIHRLNKAQQDLLLSRVEDGTIVLIGATTENPSFEIIAPLLSRCRVIQLKPLTAEDLLKIMKRAVERDELFRRSQVEIEEEVLSYIAKESNGDARYALNTLETIVETTLSKGLKKLRLEDLAELSPSKILTYTEENHYDLASAFIKSLRGSDPDAALYYMVRMLESGEDPRFIARRMIILASEDIGLADPFALVIAVSAAQAVEHVGMPECALNLAEAAIYLATAPKSNSTYEALSRAKELVAKTKDAEVPLFLRNPVTKLMKNMGYGKGYVYPHDVGGFVQRSYMPEGLEDIRLYVPKDVGKESSIKKRLEQLWGKREGDSGESHPKG from the coding sequence ATGTTCACGCAAGGTTCGGAGCCTCTCGCAGAAAGGATGAGACCCAAGGATCTCGACGAACTCGTGGGTCAAGACCACGTGCTCGGTGAAAGCGGCGTTCTTCGCCGTGCGCTGGAATCTGGGTCAATTTTCTCGTGCATACTCTACGGTCCTCCGGGTTGTGGTAAGAGTTCCATCGCCGAGCTGATCAGAAAATACGTCGATGCAGAATTCCATTCTCTGAGCGGGTCGCTCCACGGTGCTGCAGAGATAAAGCAGGTGCTCAGTAGGGCTCAGGAACTCAAAAAGTACGGTAAACGGACCATACTGTTCATCGACGAAATACACAGATTGAACAAGGCTCAGCAGGATCTTTTACTCTCGCGAGTGGAGGATGGAACGATCGTACTCATCGGTGCGACCACGGAGAATCCGTCTTTCGAGATCATCGCACCCTTACTTTCGCGTTGCCGAGTGATCCAGCTCAAGCCACTCACCGCAGAGGATCTGCTGAAGATCATGAAACGCGCCGTTGAAAGAGATGAGCTGTTCAGGAGGAGTCAAGTGGAAATAGAAGAAGAGGTGCTCTCGTACATTGCGAAGGAATCGAACGGTGATGCAAGATATGCGTTGAACACGCTCGAGACGATCGTTGAAACAACGCTGTCTAAAGGCTTGAAGAAGCTTCGTCTCGAAGATCTGGCCGAGCTTTCACCGTCGAAGATTCTAACTTACACAGAAGAGAATCACTACGATCTGGCCTCGGCGTTCATAAAGAGTCTCAGAGGAAGTGATCCAGACGCGGCGCTCTACTACATGGTTCGAATGCTCGAGTCTGGGGAAGATCCCAGATTCATTGCAAGAAGAATGATCATCCTCGCGAGTGAAGATATAGGTTTAGCAGATCCCTTCGCCCTCGTGATCGCAGTCAGTGCTGCGCAGGCGGTGGAACACGTGGGTATGCCAGAATGCGCGCTGAACCTTGCAGAGGCGGCGATATACCTCGCAACAGCCCCAAAGAGCAATTCTACTTATGAAGCGCTGTCTCGAGCAAAAGAGCTGGTAGCAAAGACGAAAGATGCTGAAGTACCGCTGTTCTTGAGAAATCCTGTGACCAAACTCATGAAGAATATGGGCTACGGTAAAGGTTACGTTTATCCACACGATGTTGGAGGTTTCGTTCAAAGAAGCTATATGCCCGAAGGTCTTGAAGATATCAGACTGTACGTGCCAAAAGACGTTGGCAAGGAATCGTCGATAAAGAAGAGGTTGGAACAGCTGTGGGGAAAGAGAGAGGGTGATAGCGGTGAAAGTCATCCCAAAGGATAA
- a CDS encoding SDR family oxidoreductase, which yields MANVLVTGGAGFIGSHLVDALLREGHRVVVVDNLSNGKIENLNRQALFYQQSIQDEEMMERVFMLHHFDYVFHLAAQASVSVSVKEPVKDAMSNIVGSLVLLEKSVKYGVKKFIFSSTGGAIYGDDVPVPTNEEVCPKPVSPYGIAKRSVEMYLDFFKKEKGLDYVSLRYGNVYGPRQDPNGEAGVVAIFTSRMLKNEEVHIFGDGEYVRDYVYVSDVVEANLLSLKPEVSGIFNIATGVGTTVNQLFKMLAELTNYSKEPVYAEPRKGDLRKSILDCSKAEKLLGWKPKIDLKTGLALTLEFFKSGG from the coding sequence GTGGCTAACGTCTTGGTAACGGGAGGAGCAGGATTCATAGGTTCACACCTGGTCGATGCCTTGCTTCGTGAAGGTCACAGGGTTGTCGTGGTCGACAATTTGAGCAACGGTAAGATTGAGAATTTGAACAGGCAGGCTTTGTTTTATCAGCAGAGCATTCAGGACGAGGAAATGATGGAACGCGTGTTCATGCTCCATCATTTTGATTACGTCTTTCATCTTGCAGCGCAGGCGAGTGTGAGTGTATCGGTCAAAGAGCCTGTCAAGGACGCGATGAGTAACATCGTTGGTAGCTTAGTTTTGCTCGAAAAGAGTGTGAAGTACGGTGTGAAAAAGTTCATCTTCTCTTCCACGGGCGGAGCCATCTACGGCGACGATGTGCCCGTACCAACGAACGAAGAAGTCTGCCCAAAACCCGTCTCACCGTACGGCATCGCAAAGAGAAGTGTGGAAATGTATCTGGATTTCTTCAAGAAGGAAAAGGGCCTCGATTATGTTTCTCTTCGCTACGGCAACGTGTACGGACCAAGACAGGATCCCAACGGTGAGGCCGGCGTGGTAGCCATATTCACGTCGAGAATGTTGAAGAATGAAGAGGTCCACATCTTTGGCGATGGTGAATACGTGAGAGACTACGTGTACGTATCGGACGTAGTCGAGGCCAACTTACTGTCTCTGAAACCTGAGGTCAGCGGCATCTTCAACATCGCAACGGGTGTCGGCACGACGGTGAACCAGCTCTTCAAGATGCTCGCGGAGTTGACGAACTATTCGAAAGAACCCGTTTATGCGGAACCAAGGAAAGGTGACCTGAGAAAGAGCATCTTGGATTGTTCGAAGGCTGAGAAATTGCTCGGTTGGAAACCCAAAATCGATTTGAAAACAGGCTTAGCCCTCACGTTGGAGTTCTTCAAATCTGGAGGGTGA
- a CDS encoding metal-dependent transcriptional regulator, translating into MPRGRKKTLTPALEDYLTVIYEIQQKQPAARISTIARRVGVSLPSVTNAVRRLADLGYVEYEKYGLIILTSRGKRKAQSLYALQRRIKNFFHYVLGISIDISEKLARHLSHYLTARTRERIKDFYRLIIDFSEDKAKELREFIEESRKLVNAPTLPEEVLEDLKAMEKETEEEEGE; encoded by the coding sequence ATGCCAAGGGGTAGGAAGAAAACTTTGACACCCGCACTGGAAGACTACTTGACGGTGATCTACGAGATCCAGCAGAAACAACCTGCTGCAAGAATCAGCACGATTGCGAGAAGGGTAGGAGTCAGTCTGCCGAGTGTCACGAATGCGGTCAGAAGGCTCGCAGACCTCGGGTACGTCGAGTACGAAAAGTACGGTTTGATCATCCTCACCTCACGTGGAAAAAGGAAGGCTCAGAGTCTGTACGCCCTACAGAGACGCATCAAAAATTTCTTCCACTACGTGCTCGGTATCTCCATAGACATCTCAGAGAAGTTGGCAAGGCATTTGTCACACTATCTTACTGCGAGAACACGCGAGAGAATAAAAGATTTCTACAGACTGATCATCGATTTCTCCGAGGACAAGGCGAAAGAGCTTAGAGAGTTCATAGAAGAGAGTCGCAAATTGGTGAACGCTCCAACACTTCCTGAAGAGGTACTCGAAGACCTCAAGGCCATGGAGAAGGAAACAGAGGAAGAAGAGGGTGAATGA
- a CDS encoding uracil-DNA glycosylase encodes MTREELIQILTERVQECEACQLAQGRTNVVVGEGSLYAPIMFVGEGPGEEEDKTGRPFVGRAGQLLTKILESVQLTREEVYICNVVKCRPPNNRVPNAQEQKACAHFLYAQIMIVDPAIIVPLGSTALSFFLNQNVSISDYRGKEIQWKAGKKLFPMFHPSYLLRNPSREKGSPKDLTWQDIKKVRKFYDELKGRYQDAKG; translated from the coding sequence TTGACGAGAGAGGAACTCATTCAAATCCTGACGGAACGAGTTCAGGAATGTGAAGCCTGTCAGCTCGCTCAAGGTAGGACCAACGTGGTCGTCGGTGAGGGCAGTCTCTATGCACCCATCATGTTCGTTGGTGAAGGTCCAGGTGAAGAAGAGGACAAGACGGGTCGACCGTTCGTCGGCCGAGCGGGTCAGTTGCTAACGAAGATCCTCGAGTCCGTTCAACTGACTCGTGAGGAAGTCTACATATGCAACGTCGTCAAGTGTAGACCACCCAATAACAGGGTCCCAAACGCGCAGGAACAAAAAGCGTGTGCGCATTTTCTTTACGCGCAGATCATGATCGTCGATCCAGCGATCATCGTTCCTCTTGGTAGCACGGCACTCTCGTTCTTTCTCAACCAAAATGTCTCGATCAGTGATTATCGTGGCAAGGAGATTCAATGGAAGGCAGGCAAGAAACTGTTTCCCATGTTCCATCCGAGTTATCTGCTGAGGAATCCTTCGAGAGAGAAAGGCTCTCCGAAGGATCTAACTTGGCAGGACATCAAGAAGGTCCGAAAATTCTATGATGAGCTGAAAGGGAGGTATCAAGATGCCAAGGGGTAG
- the mutS gene encoding DNA mismatch repair protein MutS has translation MSSLKLTPMMEQYMKIKSKHKDAILLFRLGDFYEAFFDDAKIVSEKLDIVLTQRQGAPMAGVPYHALNTYLKRLVQLGYKVAICDQVEDPATAKGLVRREVTRIVTPGTLLEEELLEGSLNNYLVAVCKQDDRYTVAGADVSTGETFWTSLNDLDELCDLLKSIGASQILYEPSLKGQLEDRFTNNIVLEPLQDWHLNRANIDQDIAQALNVAIVDHLELSEGRLAFAALVRYIRYTLMSEQIFLKPPRLLRSDDYVFLDASTIEQLGLLMKNGQTSLFDVLNFTRTSMGARLLKQWLLQPLRDRGKIEWRLNKVEALVKDQLLHNELTEYLAAVKDLQRILGRLEYNKATVKDLVHIRSTLSVCPAIKMAMQTNEAFDDMSNLDCIEDLHDELNRALQEEPSMNVGEGNVIKVGYDAELDELRNLVFNAEDFLKQIEQREKMRTGISNLRIGYNEVFGYYIEITKSNLSRVPKEYIRKQTLVNSERFITEELKQLEEKIITAKEKLEKREKELFNDLCSKVRKNSTRLAKLADVLSTLDVLCSLATAAVRHNYVRPSFSDGELVLKNSRHPIVETKVEGFVPNDLTLDEKNSFVVLTGPNMSGKSTFVRQIGLIAVMAQMGSFVPAEQAILPIFDRIFAKMGVRDDVVAGRSTFLTEMNEVAKIVYHATKDSLVLLDEVGRGTSTFDGISIAWAVSEYIHNKISCKCVFATHFTELTELANLYEGVLNKTVQVAEEGSTIVFLHKVVDGVADKVYGIEVAQIAGLPREIVDRAREVLETISEKSELENRLRVVSTERLKKIKRRKVHPDQSTLW, from the coding sequence GTGAGTTCCTTGAAACTCACCCCGATGATGGAACAGTATATGAAAATAAAGTCCAAGCACAAGGACGCGATCCTTCTGTTCCGTCTTGGAGACTTTTACGAGGCTTTTTTCGATGACGCAAAGATAGTTTCTGAGAAACTCGACATCGTTCTCACACAGCGTCAGGGTGCGCCCATGGCGGGCGTTCCTTACCATGCGTTGAACACCTACTTGAAAAGGCTTGTCCAGCTTGGGTACAAAGTCGCGATATGTGACCAGGTGGAGGATCCCGCAACAGCTAAGGGATTGGTCCGCAGAGAGGTTACCAGGATCGTCACACCGGGAACACTGCTCGAGGAAGAACTGCTGGAAGGAAGTCTCAACAACTACCTTGTGGCCGTCTGCAAGCAGGACGATCGTTACACTGTTGCGGGAGCGGACGTGTCGACGGGTGAAACTTTCTGGACTTCTTTGAACGATCTCGACGAGCTGTGTGATCTTTTGAAATCCATCGGGGCCAGCCAGATCCTATACGAACCTTCGCTGAAAGGTCAACTCGAGGATAGATTCACGAATAACATCGTTCTTGAACCACTTCAGGATTGGCATTTGAACCGTGCGAACATCGATCAGGACATCGCTCAGGCATTGAACGTGGCGATAGTTGATCATTTAGAACTTTCAGAGGGAAGACTCGCCTTTGCCGCCCTGGTGAGGTATATCAGATACACCCTCATGTCAGAGCAGATCTTCTTGAAACCTCCAAGGCTTCTGAGATCCGACGACTACGTGTTTCTCGACGCCTCTACGATAGAACAGCTTGGACTGTTGATGAAGAATGGGCAAACGAGTCTGTTCGATGTTCTCAACTTCACAAGGACATCTATGGGTGCAAGGCTCTTGAAACAGTGGCTACTGCAACCACTCAGGGACAGGGGCAAGATCGAGTGGAGGCTGAACAAAGTCGAAGCCCTCGTTAAGGACCAACTCTTGCACAACGAATTGACCGAGTATCTGGCAGCCGTGAAGGATCTTCAGAGGATCTTAGGCCGTCTCGAGTACAACAAAGCCACGGTGAAAGATTTGGTGCACATCAGATCGACTTTATCCGTGTGCCCAGCCATCAAGATGGCGATGCAAACGAATGAAGCCTTCGACGATATGTCGAACTTAGACTGCATTGAAGACCTTCACGACGAACTGAACAGGGCGTTACAGGAAGAGCCATCCATGAACGTCGGTGAAGGGAACGTGATCAAGGTTGGATACGATGCGGAACTCGACGAACTCAGAAACTTGGTCTTCAACGCCGAGGATTTTCTCAAACAAATCGAACAACGCGAAAAGATGAGAACCGGTATAAGCAACTTGAGGATTGGCTACAACGAGGTGTTTGGCTATTACATAGAGATCACGAAGTCCAATCTCTCGAGGGTGCCGAAGGAGTACATCAGAAAACAGACGCTCGTCAACTCTGAACGTTTCATCACCGAAGAGTTGAAACAATTAGAAGAGAAGATCATCACGGCAAAGGAAAAGCTCGAAAAGAGAGAGAAGGAACTTTTCAACGACCTCTGTTCGAAGGTTCGGAAGAACTCCACAAGGCTTGCCAAGCTTGCGGACGTGCTTTCCACACTCGACGTGCTCTGCTCACTCGCCACGGCGGCCGTTCGTCATAACTACGTGAGACCCTCTTTTTCCGATGGTGAACTCGTGCTCAAAAATTCAAGACATCCCATAGTTGAGACGAAAGTTGAAGGCTTCGTACCCAACGACCTGACTCTCGATGAGAAGAATTCCTTTGTGGTGCTGACTGGCCCGAACATGAGCGGTAAATCTACTTTTGTCAGGCAGATTGGGCTCATCGCAGTCATGGCCCAGATGGGAAGCTTTGTCCCCGCGGAGCAAGCCATTCTGCCGATTTTCGATAGGATTTTCGCAAAGATGGGTGTGCGTGACGACGTCGTCGCTGGTCGAAGCACTTTTTTGACTGAGATGAACGAAGTTGCGAAAATCGTCTACCATGCAACGAAAGACAGCTTGGTCCTGCTCGACGAAGTTGGTCGGGGTACGAGCACGTTCGATGGCATCAGCATCGCTTGGGCGGTGAGTGAGTACATACACAACAAGATCAGTTGCAAGTGTGTCTTCGCCACGCATTTCACCGAGCTCACGGAGCTCGCCAACCTTTACGAAGGTGTCCTGAACAAGACGGTACAGGTGGCGGAAGAGGGATCAACGATCGTGTTTTTGCACAAAGTCGTTGATGGAGTGGCAGACAAAGTCTACGGGATCGAGGTGGCCCAAATAGCTGGCCTACCGAGAGAGATTGTGGACAGAGCACGGGAAGTACTCGAGACGATATCTGAAAAGAGTGAACTTGAAAACAGATTGCGTGTCGTTTCTACTGAGAGACTGAAAAAGATCAAAAGGAGGAAGGTGCATCCGGACCAATCAACTCTGTGGTGA
- the clpP gene encoding ATP-dependent Clp endopeptidase proteolytic subunit ClpP: MSLEQIGQLIPTVIESTGRYERAYDIYSRLLKDRIVFLGYPIDDHTANLVVAQLLFLEAEDPDKDIQLYINSPGGSVTAGLAIYDTMQYVKCDVVTICVGQAASMAAVLLASGTKGKRFALPNARIMLHQPLGGAEGPVKDVEIITKELLRIKSLINRILSEKTGQPIERIEKDTDRDFFMDAYEALQYGLIDKVIEPKRR; this comes from the coding sequence ATGAGTCTGGAACAGATAGGGCAGCTGATACCGACGGTGATTGAATCCACCGGTCGTTACGAACGTGCCTACGACATATATTCGCGCCTTCTGAAAGATAGGATCGTCTTTCTGGGTTATCCCATCGACGATCACACGGCGAACCTCGTGGTGGCTCAACTGCTCTTCCTCGAAGCTGAAGATCCCGACAAGGACATACAACTCTACATCAACAGTCCGGGTGGCTCGGTCACCGCGGGCCTCGCGATCTACGACACGATGCAATATGTGAAGTGCGACGTGGTGACCATATGTGTCGGTCAAGCTGCTTCCATGGCAGCTGTCCTCTTGGCGAGCGGGACGAAGGGCAAGCGTTTCGCACTACCGAACGCAAGAATCATGTTGCATCAACCTTTGGGTGGTGCCGAAGGACCAGTGAAGGATGTGGAGATCATCACCAAAGAGTTGCTCAGAATAAAGAGTCTCATAAACCGGATACTCAGTGAAAAGACGGGTCAACCCATAGAACGGATCGAGAAGGACACCGACAGGGACTTCTTCATGGACGCTTACGAGGCCCTTCAGTACGGACTCATAGACAAGGTGATCGAGCCGAAAAGAAGGTGA